The following are encoded together in the Humulus lupulus chromosome 5, drHumLupu1.1, whole genome shotgun sequence genome:
- the LOC133777787 gene encoding inactive poly [ADP-ribose] polymerase RCD1-like isoform X2 produces the protein MKANIEKALDSSPRVTLNLKRKRSTRCAAYFTGATLSELPQSPNSNRHGKRRKLKGCKSKCTSSGSHCRTSLLKCYLNFMRSGAPQRLMFHQNGEWTDFPKDLLEMVRKDVIAKNATTEIELNGRQYMLDFLHMFKVDLRSGSQQPIAWIDEAGKCFFPETFSNDVDEEDDENDGNDAGDDDDADSESYFNCPYEPALAESCGSRDFKLQLEIEINGVGDTMFNECCGESNVLVKKIHVDHEPASNAFVVDAEDSCNREPTMKVEYDEMEAKSLSVDESVNKKLDCDTVRKMFFVGMGGLGSVEIIDIQPCLGSLMQSRRELFEKQAEITRKCRGNANIQYAWLPSSKEAISALTVYGLGYYGLASVKSRYGTGVHMTAASFPSMSASYCDVDEKSVQHIVLCRVVMGNVEVIHPGSKQCYPSTNDYDSGVDDLQNPRQYIIWNMNMNTHIYPEFVVSFKVSSHTEGYMVGTESKHDASVVTSSSSQPLGRLQIDPSPANMSNKQQPISDSGRPLGSECQLISDSGKFQGHAASVGSSTSRVPKSPWMPFPMLFAAISKEVLPKDMDLVNKHYEHFRAKKINRDEFVKKLRLIVGDTLLRSTITKLQCKIPVQPKTELEAFKTKVEGSGCL, from the exons ATGAAAGCAAATATCGAAAAGGCATTGGATAGCAGTCCAAGAGTTACGCTCAACTTAAAAAGAAAGCGGTCAACCCGGTGTGCTGCATATTTTACAGGAGCTACCCTCTCAGAGTTGCCGCAGTCGCCGAACTCAAATAGGCATGGCAAGCGAAGGAAATTAAAAGGATGCAAAAGCAAGTGCACAAGCAGTGGATCTCATTGTAGGACATCCTTGCTAAAATGTTATTTGAATTTTATGAGAAGTGGTGCGCCACAGCGTCTAATGTTTCATCAGAATGGTGAATGGACTGATTTTCCCAAAGATCTTCTTGAGATGGTCCGGAAAGATGTTATTGCAAAGAATGCAACTACTGAAATTGAGTTGAATGGTCGCCAGTATATGCTAGATTTTTTGCATATGTTCAAAGTGGACTTGAGATCGGGATCACAGCAACCCATTGCTTGGATTGATGAAGCAGGAAAATGCTTCTTCCCTGAAACTTTTTCCAATGATGttgatgaagaagatgatgaaaatgATGGTAATGATgctggtgatgatgatgatgctgatAGTGAGTCATATTTCAACTGCCCATATGAACCTGCTTTAGCTGAGTCTTGTGGGTCTCGTGATTTCAAGTTGCAGCTGGAAATTGAAATAAATGGAGTGGGTGATACTATGTTTAATGAATGTTGTGGGGAGTCAAACGTCCTTGTTAAGAAAATTCATGTTGATCATGAACCTGCTAGTAATGCGTTTGTTGTGGATGCCGAGGATAGTTGCAATAGAGAACCTACTATGAAAGTTGAGTATGATGAGATGGAAGCCAAATCCTTGTCGGTAGATGAATCTGTAAATAAGAAGTTAGATTGTGATACTGTGCGAAAGATGTTTTTTGTGGGAATGGGAGGCTTGGGCAGTGTAGAAATAATTGATATACAACCTTGCCTGGGTTCTTTGATGCAATCTAGAAGGGAGCTTTTTGAGAAGCAGGCTGAAATTACTAGAAAGTGTCGGGGCAATGCAAATATACAATATGCATGGCTGCCTTCTTCAAAAGAAGCAATATCTGCACTAACAGTGTATGGGCTTGGTTATTATGGACTGGCTTCAGTTAAGTCAAGATATGGCACTGGTGTCCACATGACAGCTGCCAGCTTTCCTTCTATGAG TGCAAGTTACTGTGATGTTGACGAAAAGAGTGTACAGCACATAGTCTTATGTCGCGTAGTAATGGGAAATGTCGAAGTTATTCACCCTGGAAGTAAACAATGTTACCCTAGTACCAATGATTATGATAGTGGAGTAGATGATCTCCAGAATCCAAGACAATATATTATCTGGAACATGAATATGAACACCCACATCTATCCTGAATTTGTCGTTAGTTTCAAGGTTTCTTCTCACACAGAAG GGTATATGGTTGGAACTGAGAGTAAGCATGATGCTTCCGTGGTTACTTCATCCTCTTCACAGCCTTTGGGCCGGCTTCAAATAGATCCCTCTCCAGCTAATATG AGTAATAAGCAGCAGCCAATTTCAGATTCTGGGAGGCCTCTGGGAAGTGAGTGTCAATTGATTTCAGATTCTGGAAAGTTTCAGGGACATGCTGCAAGTGTGGGGTCTAGCACTTCAAGagttcccaaatctccttggatGCCTTTCCCCATGTTGTTTGCTGCTATCTCAAAGGAAGTTCTTCCAAAAGATATGGATCTGGTTAATAAGCATTATGAACATTTTAGG GCAAAGAAGATAAATCGTGatgaatttgttaagaagttgaGATTGATAGTTGGAGATACTTTGTTGAGGTCTACCATAACGAAGCTTCAATGCAAG ATTCCAGTGCAACCCAAGACCGAATTGGAAGCATTCAAGACAAAAGTAGAAGGTTCAGGATGCCTTTAA
- the LOC133777787 gene encoding probable inactive poly [ADP-ribose] polymerase SRO1 isoform X3 produces MKANIEKALDSSPRVTLNLKRKRSTRCAAYFTGATLSELPQSPNSNRHGKRRKLKGCKSKCTSSGSHCRTSLLKCYLNFMRSGAPQRLMFHQNGEWTDFPKDLLEMVRKDVIAKNATTEIELNGRQYMLDFLHMFKVDLRSGSQQPIAWIDEAGKCFFPETFSNDVDEEDDENDGNDAGDDDDADSESYFNCPYEPALAESCGSRDFKLQLEIEINGVGDTMFNECCGESNVLVKKIHVDHEPASNAFVVDAEDSCNREPTMKVEYDEMEAKSLSVDESVNKKLDCDTVRKMFFVGMGGLGSVEIIDIQPCLGSLMQSRRELFEKQAEITRKCRGNANIQYAWLPSSKEAISALTVYGLGYYGLASVKSRYGTGVHMTAASFPSMSASYCDVDEKSVQHIVLCRVVMGNVEVIHPGSKQCYPSTNDYDSGVDDLQNPRQYIIWNMNMNTHIYPEFVVSFKVSSHTEGYMVGTESKHDASVVTSSSSQPLGRLQIDPSPANMVCVPVCSSLFLSMPIVIRVVFTF; encoded by the exons ATGAAAGCAAATATCGAAAAGGCATTGGATAGCAGTCCAAGAGTTACGCTCAACTTAAAAAGAAAGCGGTCAACCCGGTGTGCTGCATATTTTACAGGAGCTACCCTCTCAGAGTTGCCGCAGTCGCCGAACTCAAATAGGCATGGCAAGCGAAGGAAATTAAAAGGATGCAAAAGCAAGTGCACAAGCAGTGGATCTCATTGTAGGACATCCTTGCTAAAATGTTATTTGAATTTTATGAGAAGTGGTGCGCCACAGCGTCTAATGTTTCATCAGAATGGTGAATGGACTGATTTTCCCAAAGATCTTCTTGAGATGGTCCGGAAAGATGTTATTGCAAAGAATGCAACTACTGAAATTGAGTTGAATGGTCGCCAGTATATGCTAGATTTTTTGCATATGTTCAAAGTGGACTTGAGATCGGGATCACAGCAACCCATTGCTTGGATTGATGAAGCAGGAAAATGCTTCTTCCCTGAAACTTTTTCCAATGATGttgatgaagaagatgatgaaaatgATGGTAATGATgctggtgatgatgatgatgctgatAGTGAGTCATATTTCAACTGCCCATATGAACCTGCTTTAGCTGAGTCTTGTGGGTCTCGTGATTTCAAGTTGCAGCTGGAAATTGAAATAAATGGAGTGGGTGATACTATGTTTAATGAATGTTGTGGGGAGTCAAACGTCCTTGTTAAGAAAATTCATGTTGATCATGAACCTGCTAGTAATGCGTTTGTTGTGGATGCCGAGGATAGTTGCAATAGAGAACCTACTATGAAAGTTGAGTATGATGAGATGGAAGCCAAATCCTTGTCGGTAGATGAATCTGTAAATAAGAAGTTAGATTGTGATACTGTGCGAAAGATGTTTTTTGTGGGAATGGGAGGCTTGGGCAGTGTAGAAATAATTGATATACAACCTTGCCTGGGTTCTTTGATGCAATCTAGAAGGGAGCTTTTTGAGAAGCAGGCTGAAATTACTAGAAAGTGTCGGGGCAATGCAAATATACAATATGCATGGCTGCCTTCTTCAAAAGAAGCAATATCTGCACTAACAGTGTATGGGCTTGGTTATTATGGACTGGCTTCAGTTAAGTCAAGATATGGCACTGGTGTCCACATGACAGCTGCCAGCTTTCCTTCTATGAG TGCAAGTTACTGTGATGTTGACGAAAAGAGTGTACAGCACATAGTCTTATGTCGCGTAGTAATGGGAAATGTCGAAGTTATTCACCCTGGAAGTAAACAATGTTACCCTAGTACCAATGATTATGATAGTGGAGTAGATGATCTCCAGAATCCAAGACAATATATTATCTGGAACATGAATATGAACACCCACATCTATCCTGAATTTGTCGTTAGTTTCAAGGTTTCTTCTCACACAGAAG GGTATATGGTTGGAACTGAGAGTAAGCATGATGCTTCCGTGGTTACTTCATCCTCTTCACAGCCTTTGGGCCGGCTTCAAATAGATCCCTCTCCAGCTAATATG GTGTGTGTGCCTGTTTGTAGTTCATTGTTCTTGTCCATGCCAATTGTAATACGAGTGGTTTTCACATTTTAG
- the LOC133777787 gene encoding inactive poly [ADP-ribose] polymerase RCD1-like isoform X1 — MKANIEKALDSSPRVTLNLKRKRSTRCAAYFTGATLSELPQSPNSNRHGKRRKLKGCKSKCTSSGSHCRTSLLKCYLNFMRSGAPQRLMFHQNGEWTDFPKDLLEMVRKDVIAKNATTEIELNGRQYMLDFLHMFKVDLRSGSQQPIAWIDEAGKCFFPETFSNDVDEEDDENDGNDAGDDDDADSESYFNCPYEPALAESCGSRDFKLQLEIEINGVGDTMFNECCGESNVLVKKIHVDHEPASNAFVVDAEDSCNREPTMKVEYDEMEAKSLSVDESVNKKLDCDTVRKMFFVGMGGLGSVEIIDIQPCLGSLMQSRRELFEKQAEITRKCRGNANIQYAWLPSSKEAISALTVYGLGYYGLASVKSRYGTGVHMTAASFPSMSASYCDVDEKSVQHIVLCRVVMGNVEVIHPGSKQCYPSTNDYDSGVDDLQNPRQYIIWNMNMNTHIYPEFVVSFKVSSHTEGYMVGTESKHDASVVTSSSSQPLGRLQIDPSPANMESNKQQPISDSGRPLGSECQLISDSGKFQGHAASVGSSTSRVPKSPWMPFPMLFAAISKEVLPKDMDLVNKHYEHFRAKKINRDEFVKKLRLIVGDTLLRSTITKLQCKIPVQPKTELEAFKTKVEGSGCL; from the exons ATGAAAGCAAATATCGAAAAGGCATTGGATAGCAGTCCAAGAGTTACGCTCAACTTAAAAAGAAAGCGGTCAACCCGGTGTGCTGCATATTTTACAGGAGCTACCCTCTCAGAGTTGCCGCAGTCGCCGAACTCAAATAGGCATGGCAAGCGAAGGAAATTAAAAGGATGCAAAAGCAAGTGCACAAGCAGTGGATCTCATTGTAGGACATCCTTGCTAAAATGTTATTTGAATTTTATGAGAAGTGGTGCGCCACAGCGTCTAATGTTTCATCAGAATGGTGAATGGACTGATTTTCCCAAAGATCTTCTTGAGATGGTCCGGAAAGATGTTATTGCAAAGAATGCAACTACTGAAATTGAGTTGAATGGTCGCCAGTATATGCTAGATTTTTTGCATATGTTCAAAGTGGACTTGAGATCGGGATCACAGCAACCCATTGCTTGGATTGATGAAGCAGGAAAATGCTTCTTCCCTGAAACTTTTTCCAATGATGttgatgaagaagatgatgaaaatgATGGTAATGATgctggtgatgatgatgatgctgatAGTGAGTCATATTTCAACTGCCCATATGAACCTGCTTTAGCTGAGTCTTGTGGGTCTCGTGATTTCAAGTTGCAGCTGGAAATTGAAATAAATGGAGTGGGTGATACTATGTTTAATGAATGTTGTGGGGAGTCAAACGTCCTTGTTAAGAAAATTCATGTTGATCATGAACCTGCTAGTAATGCGTTTGTTGTGGATGCCGAGGATAGTTGCAATAGAGAACCTACTATGAAAGTTGAGTATGATGAGATGGAAGCCAAATCCTTGTCGGTAGATGAATCTGTAAATAAGAAGTTAGATTGTGATACTGTGCGAAAGATGTTTTTTGTGGGAATGGGAGGCTTGGGCAGTGTAGAAATAATTGATATACAACCTTGCCTGGGTTCTTTGATGCAATCTAGAAGGGAGCTTTTTGAGAAGCAGGCTGAAATTACTAGAAAGTGTCGGGGCAATGCAAATATACAATATGCATGGCTGCCTTCTTCAAAAGAAGCAATATCTGCACTAACAGTGTATGGGCTTGGTTATTATGGACTGGCTTCAGTTAAGTCAAGATATGGCACTGGTGTCCACATGACAGCTGCCAGCTTTCCTTCTATGAG TGCAAGTTACTGTGATGTTGACGAAAAGAGTGTACAGCACATAGTCTTATGTCGCGTAGTAATGGGAAATGTCGAAGTTATTCACCCTGGAAGTAAACAATGTTACCCTAGTACCAATGATTATGATAGTGGAGTAGATGATCTCCAGAATCCAAGACAATATATTATCTGGAACATGAATATGAACACCCACATCTATCCTGAATTTGTCGTTAGTTTCAAGGTTTCTTCTCACACAGAAG GGTATATGGTTGGAACTGAGAGTAAGCATGATGCTTCCGTGGTTACTTCATCCTCTTCACAGCCTTTGGGCCGGCTTCAAATAGATCCCTCTCCAGCTAATATG GAGAGTAATAAGCAGCAGCCAATTTCAGATTCTGGGAGGCCTCTGGGAAGTGAGTGTCAATTGATTTCAGATTCTGGAAAGTTTCAGGGACATGCTGCAAGTGTGGGGTCTAGCACTTCAAGagttcccaaatctccttggatGCCTTTCCCCATGTTGTTTGCTGCTATCTCAAAGGAAGTTCTTCCAAAAGATATGGATCTGGTTAATAAGCATTATGAACATTTTAGG GCAAAGAAGATAAATCGTGatgaatttgttaagaagttgaGATTGATAGTTGGAGATACTTTGTTGAGGTCTACCATAACGAAGCTTCAATGCAAG ATTCCAGTGCAACCCAAGACCGAATTGGAAGCATTCAAGACAAAAGTAGAAGGTTCAGGATGCCTTTAA